The following proteins come from a genomic window of Rutidosis leptorrhynchoides isolate AG116_Rl617_1_P2 chromosome 10, CSIRO_AGI_Rlap_v1, whole genome shotgun sequence:
- the LOC139872365 gene encoding dihydrolipoyllysine-residue acetyltransferase component 4 of pyruvate dehydrogenase complex, chloroplastic-like: MSSSSLLQSRVSPSLSFTSSISTTTKSQWRFRTSPSVTFTRRTKTFTVHAKIREIFMPALSSTMTEGKIVSWIKSEGDVLSKGESVVVVESDKADMDVETFYDGILAAIVVPAGETAPVGASIGLLAETEADVEEAKAKAASISGSASSPAPAAAVEPAEPAPAPVASPVAPAVPAVQSGSPKKVVSTPFAKKLAKQHKVDIGKVVGTGPYGRVTPADVEAAAGITPAKSVASTVSVPAASVVSNGAAAVKSAPAFVEIPGASVVPFTTMQAAVSKNMIESLSVPTFRVGYPIVTDALDALYAKVKSKGVTMTALLAKAAAMALVQHPVVNASCKDGKSFTYNGSINIAVAVAIDGGLITPVLQDADKLDLYLLSEKWKELVEKARSKQLQPHEYNSGTFTLSNLGMFGVDRFDAILPPGQGAIMAVGASKPTPVADKDGYFSVKNKMTVNVTADHRIVYGADLAAFLKTFAKIVQEPDSLTL, from the exons ATGTCTTCTTCATCTCTTCTTCAATCTAGGGTTTCACCATCACTCTCTTTCACTTCATCAATCTCAACTACCACTAAATCACAATGGCGATTCCGTACATCACCGTCCGTCACATTCACTCGCCGGACAAAAACCTTCACCGTTCACGCTAAAATAAGAGAAATCTTCATGCCGGCACTTAGTTCCACCATGACTGAAGGCAAAATCGTCTCCTGGATCAAATCAGAAGGTGATGTTCTCTCTAAAGGTGagtctgttgttgttgttgaatcTGATAAAGCTGATATGGATGTTGAAACCTTTTATGATGGCATTCTCGCTGCTATTGTTGTTCCCGCCGGTGAAACCGCTCCTGTCGGTGCTTCGATCGGCTTATTAGCCGAAACCGAAGCCGATGTCGAAGAAGCTAAAGCTAAAGCCGCTTCCATTAGTGGCTCTGCTTCTTCGCCTGCTCCGGCGGCAGCGGTGGAGCCGGCGGAACCAGCACCTGCACCGGTTGCGAGTCCGGTGGCTCCTGCTGTGCCTGCAGTACAATCCGGTTCGCCGAAGAAAGTTGTTTCAACTCCGTTCGCAAAGAAATTGGCGAAACAGCATAAGGTTGATATTGGTAAGGTGGTTGGGACTGGGCCGTATGGGAGGGTTACTCCTGCTGATGTTGAAGCTGCTGCTGGAATTACGCCTGCAAAAAGTGTGGCTTCGACTGTAAGTGTGCCTGCAGCGAGTGTTGTATCGAATGGTGCTGCCGCGGTGAAATCGGCACCTGCGTTTGTAGAGATTCCTGGAGCGAGTGTTGTTCCATTTACTACAATGCAGGCTGCTGTGTCGAAGAATATGATTGAGAGTTTGTCTGTACCAACGTTTCGAGTTGGTTACCCGATTGTAACGGATGCGCTTGATGCTTTATATGCAAAG GTTAAGTCCAAGGGTGTTACTATGACTGCTTTGCTGGCAAAGGCTGCTGCTATGGCCCTTGTTCAGCACCCTGTGGTGAATGCAAGCTGCAAAGATGGAAAGAGTTTTACTTATAATGGCAGTATTAATATTGCAGTAGCTGTGGCTATCGATGGTGGTTTGATCACCCCTGTTCTCCAGGATGCTGATAAG TTGGATCTGTATCTTTTATCTGAGAAATGGAAGGAGCTTGTGGAGAAAGCACGATCCAAGCAACTTCAGCCCCATGAGTACAACTCAG GGACGTTTACTCTGTCGAACTTAGGCATGTTTGGAGTGGATCGCTTTGATGCTATTCTTCCTCCTGGACAG GGGGCTATCATGGCTGTTGGAGCTTCAAAACCTACTCCTGTTGCTGATAAAGATGGATACTTCAGTGTGAAAAATAAAATGACG GTAAATGTCACTGCTGATCATCGAATTGTATATGGAGCGGATTTGGCTGCTTTCCTTAAGACCTTTGCAAAGATTGTTCAAGAACCCGACAGCTTGACATTGTAA